Genomic segment of bacterium:
AAGAAAGGTGCATATTCTTCCATTGGATCACCCTTGGAGGAAGTTTAAAATAAACCCATATAAAAGATCATTTTTATCTAATACAAAATAGGACATTTCTATTTAACGGAAAACAGGACATTTTCATTTTGCTGTTACAATATTGAAAAAAGTATTACCGAGGTCATTTTTTTAATTTTTCACCTTGTTATTTTTTATAACAATGTGGTATACTAATAGTAGTTTTAAAGATTTGGAGGATTTATGATCAAGAAATTTATAAAGATATTCATCTTGATAGTTATTTTGATAGTTATTTCTTTTCTCTTGACTTCACCTTCTTTTGCTCAAAAGAAACCTATTCGCATGGCCATTATTGACTTAGATGCCCAAGGTGTTCCTCAAGAGATAGCTAACTCTTTAGCGGAAGTTCTTCGCTCTGCTTTTGTTGGTTACCCAGAGTTTGAGATCATTGAATACAGCAAGATGAGAGAGATCTTAAAAACACAGGCTTTTCAACAAACTGGTTCTACTGATACTGCCTCTATGACAGAGCTTGGAAAGATCTTAAATGCCCAGAAAGTAGTTTTGGGGTCCATAAATGCAATTGGTAAAAAGTATCTTATTGTCTTAAGAGTAGTCGATGTAGAATTAGGCAAGATTGAGATGGCTCATACTGAGGAGCTTATTTGTGAACTGGAGGAGCTAACTACCTTAGTTAGGAATACGGGGATAGGTTTAGCCAATAAGATCTTAGGTGTTTTACCGGTAGAAAAACCAGCCGCCAAAGAGATAAAAGAGATAGTTAAAAAAGAAGGGCCGGTTAAAGTGGAAGAAAAAGCTCCTCAGATATTAAAAATGAAGATTCGAGAAGGAGCTAAGACCAAAGGAATTGCTTTTGCTCGTTCCTTTATTCTTCCTGGTTGGGGGCAATTTTATAAAAGGCATTACTTTAAAGGAAGCGCTATCTTAATTATAGACACGATTGCTATCTTGGGAGCTATAGATGCAAAGAAAAAATACACTACAGTAAATAAAGAATATCAAGAGGCTCAAAAAAAGTACGACCAAATGGTGAGAGAAAATTATCCTTTTGACCAATTTTTAAGTGATGATCTTAATATAAAGTATCAGGAAGCCAAAGATGCTTCTAAAAATATTCAAGGGCCTATGACTATAGGGATAATTGTTTATGCTTATAACTTAATTGATTCCTTATTAGGTTTTCCTTTGCCTGAAGATATAATTTACACGACTAAAAACACCAAAGACTGGAACCTTTCTTTAGATTTATTAGTTGAGCCAAAATTAGTGATAACTAAGAAATTTTAACTATTCTTTTTTACTTTAAAGGAGGTTGTTGAAAATGTTTACTCGACAAAGTAAATTAATCTTATTTTTTACTTTAGTTTGCTTATGTTTTTTTCTCTTTAATTGTGCTAAAAATCCAGTAGAGCCAAATTTTAATCATCCTGATGATTCTCGTAATCCATCAAATAATCCATCAAATCCACCTCCACCAAATCAACCCACGATCCAACTATCTCCTCCCGCCCCCATAAATTTTAATTCTGTAGAATTAAAATGGACTTGTTCCAATATGGATCCTAATAAACTTAAACACTTTGAAATCTGGATGGGTACTTCCCCTGGTAATTACCAGCTTAAAGGAAATAGTGGCAAAAATACTTCCTTTCAGGTTAGTAATTTAACTCCTAATACAAATTACTTCTTTGTCATCAAGGCTATAGGATATGATGGTGGTATCTTGGCTATGAGTAACGAGGTTTCGTTTAATCTCCCAAATCCACCCACGATCCAATTACTTCCTCCCACCCCCATGGGTTTTAATTCTGTAAGGTTAGATTGGACTTATTCCAATATAAATCTTAGTGAAATTATGTACTTTGAAATCTGGATGGGTACTTCCCCTGGTAATTACCAGTATAAAGGAAATAGTGGCCAAAATACTTCCTTTCAGGTTGATAATTTAACTCCTAATACAACTTACTACTTTGTCATCAAGGCCATAAAAATTGATAATACTAGTTTTAAAAGTAACGAGGTTTCATATTTTTATGCCATAGGAAATTAAATTAATGAAGGTTTTAATTACCGGGATAAATGGTTTTACAGGTGAACATCTGGTAAGATACCTATATAAAGAAGACCCCGAGGTAGAAATCTATGGTTTTATAGAAAGAGGTGGAGAATTTCTTCATCTTGAAGAAAAGTGGGTAAAAAAGATAAGATTATTTGAAGTAGATATTACTAACTACCGGGAAGTAACTGGACTTATCTCAAGTATCCTTCCAGAAAAGATATTTCATTTAGCCGCGATAACTTTTGGACCTACGGTAAAGAAAAATCCTCGCTTTGCCATGGAGGTTAATTTTTTTGGCACTAAGAATATCTTAGATGCTGCCTTAGAAGCTAAAATAAATCCCTTAATTCACGTGGCTACTTCCAGTGCTGAATATGGCTTAGTCTATGAAGAAGAAAATCCCGTTACCGAAAAAAATGTCCTTCGGCCCATGGATTTTTACGGAGTAACTAAGATTGCTCAAGATATGGTAGCTTATCAATATTTTAAGACTTACCAGTTACAGATTATTAGAACTCGATCCTTTAATCAAACCGGCCCAGGAGAGCGAAAGGATTTTGTTTGTTCTAATTTTGCTTATCAAATTGCTCTTATTGAAAGAGGAAAGCAAGAACCAGTAATTAAAGTAGGAAACTTAGAAGCTAAAAGAGATTTTATCGATGTCAGAGATGTAGTTAAAGCTTATTATTTAATTATGGAAAAAGGAGAAAGAGGAGAGGTTTATAATGTCTGCTCTCATAAAGCTTATGCCATTAAAGAAGTCTTGGATATCCTCTTGAAAATGAGCCGGTGCGAGATAGAAGTTAAGGTAGAAAAAGAACGGTTTCGGCCTTCAGATGTGCCTATTCAAGTAGGGAGCTATGAAAAACTTAAATCCCAAACAGGATGGAAGCCAGCCATTACTTTTGAAAAAACTTTAAGAGATCTCTTGAATTATTGGAGGGATAGGCTAAAATAAAGGTAATTGTTTAGCCGTCAGTAGTCAGCTAAAACTAATAAAATCAGGTAGTAGTGTCTCAAATATATTTCTCTTGCCTTAATGGACTTATTCCTAATAAAACTAAAGGCTGAGAGCTGACACCTGAACGCTGACAAATAACCTATTAAGATTACTGATTTTAGAGGAGGTA
This window contains:
- a CDS encoding GDP-mannose 4,6-dehydratase: MKVLITGINGFTGEHLVRYLYKEDPEVEIYGFIERGGEFLHLEEKWVKKIRLFEVDITNYREVTGLISSILPEKIFHLAAITFGPTVKKNPRFAMEVNFFGTKNILDAALEAKINPLIHVATSSAEYGLVYEEENPVTEKNVLRPMDFYGVTKIAQDMVAYQYFKTYQLQIIRTRSFNQTGPGERKDFVCSNFAYQIALIERGKQEPVIKVGNLEAKRDFIDVRDVVKAYYLIMEKGERGEVYNVCSHKAYAIKEVLDILLKMSRCEIEVKVEKERFRPSDVPIQVGSYEKLKSQTGWKPAITFEKTLRDLLNYWRDRLK
- a CDS encoding fibronectin type III domain-containing protein, giving the protein MFTRQSKLILFFTLVCLCFFLFNCAKNPVEPNFNHPDDSRNPSNNPSNPPPPNQPTIQLSPPAPINFNSVELKWTCSNMDPNKLKHFEIWMGTSPGNYQLKGNSGKNTSFQVSNLTPNTNYFFVIKAIGYDGGILAMSNEVSFNLPNPPTIQLLPPTPMGFNSVRLDWTYSNINLSEIMYFEIWMGTSPGNYQYKGNSGQNTSFQVDNLTPNTTYYFVIKAIKIDNTSFKSNEVSYFYAIGN